Proteins from one Xenorhabdus griffiniae genomic window:
- the rplS gene encoding 50S ribosomal protein L19, producing MSNIIKQLEQEQMKQDVPSFRPGDTVEVKVWVVEGSKKRLQTFEGVVIAIRNRGLHSAFTVRKISNGEGVERVFQTHSPVVDSIAVKRRGAVRRAKLYYLRERSGKAARIKERLNAK from the coding sequence ATGAGCAACATTATTAAACAACTTGAACAAGAGCAGATGAAGCAAGACGTACCTTCATTCCGTCCGGGTGACACCGTGGAAGTTAAGGTATGGGTCGTTGAAGGTTCTAAAAAGCGTCTGCAGACATTCGAGGGCGTGGTTATTGCGATTCGTAACCGCGGTCTGCACTCTGCATTCACTGTTCGTAAGATTTCTAACGGCGAAGGTGTTGAGCGTGTATTCCAGACTCATTCCCCAGTCGTAGACAGCATCGCTGTGAAACGTCGTGGTGCTGTTCGCAGAGCTAAACTGTACTACCTGCGTGAGCGTTCTGGTAAGGCAGCTCGTATTAAAGAGCGTCTGAACGCAAAATAA
- the rluD gene encoding 23S rRNA pseudouridine(1911/1915/1917) synthase RluD, giving the protein MAQQIRLNAIVAESQLGQRLDQALAELFPDYSRSRIKEWILDNKVQVNGKLISKPKEKVLGGEEISVDAIIEEDARWEPQDIELNIVYEDDDILVINKPRDLVVHPGAGNPDGTVLNALLYHYPEIADVPRAGIVHRLDKDTTGLMVVAKSVPAQTRLVESLQLREITREYEAVALGCMTAGGTVEEPISRHPTKRTHMAVHPMGKPAVTHYRVMEHFRAHTRLRLRLETGRTHQIRVHMAHIKHPLVGDPLYGGRPRPLKGASDEFREVMRNFDRQALHATMLRLYHPITGIEMEWHAPLPDDMVKLIEVMKVDAETFKDEMDW; this is encoded by the coding sequence ATGGCTCAACAAATCCGACTTAATGCAATAGTCGCTGAATCTCAGCTTGGTCAACGTTTAGATCAAGCTTTGGCTGAATTGTTCCCTGATTACTCCAGGTCACGTATAAAAGAGTGGATCTTGGATAATAAAGTTCAAGTCAATGGCAAATTAATTAGTAAACCAAAAGAAAAAGTTCTGGGCGGTGAAGAAATTTCCGTTGACGCCATCATTGAAGAAGATGCACGTTGGGAGCCTCAGGATATCGAACTGAATATTGTCTATGAAGATGACGATATTTTGGTCATCAACAAACCACGTGATTTGGTTGTTCATCCGGGCGCCGGTAATCCTGATGGTACCGTATTGAATGCTTTGCTATATCATTATCCTGAAATTGCAGATGTTCCCCGTGCAGGTATTGTTCATCGCCTTGACAAAGATACGACAGGGCTAATGGTTGTAGCAAAAAGCGTTCCGGCACAAACTCGTTTGGTGGAATCTTTGCAACTACGTGAAATAACTCGTGAATATGAAGCGGTTGCTTTGGGATGTATGACGGCTGGAGGAACGGTGGAAGAACCTATCTCTCGCCATCCAACAAAACGGACACACATGGCGGTACATCCTATGGGAAAACCTGCTGTTACCCATTATCGTGTTATGGAGCATTTCCGGGCACATACTCGTTTGCGCTTGCGCTTGGAAACAGGCAGAACCCACCAAATTCGTGTGCACATGGCACATATAAAACACCCGTTGGTGGGTGATCCTCTGTACGGCGGTCGGCCTCGTCCCTTAAAGGGGGCTTCTGATGAATTTCGCGAAGTGATGCGCAATTTTGATCGCCAGGCATTGCATGCAACCATGTTACGTCTTTACCATCCGATCACTGGAATTGAGATGGAATGGCACGCTCCATTACCGGACGACATGGTTAAATTAATTGAAGTCATGAAAGTGGATGCCGAGACTTTCAAAGATGAGATGGATTGGTAG
- the raiA gene encoding ribosome-associated translation inhibitor RaiA, with product MLVNITSKQMEITPAIRSHVEDRLNKLSKWQVNLINPHIVLSKEPQGFLVDATIGTPNGTLVASAKHEDMYAAINDLLTKLERQLNKVQHKAEARRTDNSVKESNLNLEV from the coding sequence ATGTTAGTGAACATTACCAGCAAACAAATGGAAATTACCCCCGCAATTCGTAGCCATGTAGAAGACCGTCTAAATAAGTTGAGCAAATGGCAAGTTAATCTAATCAATCCACATATTGTACTATCAAAAGAACCGCAAGGGTTTTTGGTTGATGCCACAATCGGTACACCGAATGGTACGTTAGTAGCCAGCGCTAAACATGAAGATATGTATGCTGCAATCAATGATCTGCTGACAAAATTAGAGCGTCAACTCAATAAAGTACAGCATAAAGCAGAAGCTCGCCGTACAGACAATAGTGTTAAAGAGTCCAATCTCAACTTAGAAGTATAA
- the tyrA gene encoding bifunctional chorismate mutase/prephenate dehydrogenase, which produces MATELSQLRAQIDEADKTLLSLLAKRMNLVTQVGEVKSQLGLPIYDPDREAAMLASRRQEAENMGIPPDLIEDILRRIMRESYVSENNKGFKKLSTHLGPVVIVGGSGKMGRLFSQLLTLSGYEVRVLEADDWDNAEHILAGAGMVIVSVPIHLTEKIIRRLPPLPEQCILVDLASIKQKPLNAMLEVHKGPVLGLHPMFGPDVGSFAKQVVVYCDGRYPESYQWFLEQISVWGARLHQITAEKHDKNMSFVQALRHFTTFSYGRHLAKENIDLQQLLSLSSPIYRLELAMVGRLFAQDAQLYADIIMSSPENIALIRRYYQSFGQVLEILEHQDKSAFIENFNQVSSWFGDEAARFMKESRVLLQQASDNRV; this is translated from the coding sequence ATGGCGACAGAATTGTCACAGTTGAGAGCTCAAATTGATGAGGCAGATAAAACCTTATTATCGTTGCTAGCAAAAAGAATGAATTTAGTGACGCAAGTGGGGGAAGTTAAAAGTCAACTCGGTTTACCGATTTATGATCCTGACAGGGAAGCTGCTATGTTGGCTTCCCGCCGTCAGGAGGCGGAAAATATGGGAATTCCTCCTGATTTGATTGAAGATATCTTGCGCCGAATTATGCGAGAATCTTATGTCAGTGAAAATAACAAAGGCTTTAAAAAACTCAGCACTCATTTGGGACCTGTAGTCATTGTAGGTGGTTCAGGCAAAATGGGGCGACTATTCAGCCAATTGTTGACGCTGTCTGGCTATGAAGTCAGGGTGCTCGAAGCTGACGATTGGGATAATGCCGAACATATATTAGCCGGAGCAGGGATGGTGATCGTTAGTGTTCCCATTCACTTGACAGAGAAGATTATCCGTCGATTACCTCCTTTGCCAGAACAATGCATTTTAGTTGACTTAGCTTCAATCAAGCAAAAACCGCTAAATGCGATGCTTGAAGTACATAAAGGACCGGTTTTAGGGTTGCATCCGATGTTTGGGCCAGATGTAGGTAGCTTTGCTAAACAAGTAGTTGTGTATTGCGATGGACGTTATCCAGAGTCGTATCAATGGTTTTTGGAACAAATATCAGTATGGGGAGCGAGGTTGCATCAAATTACTGCGGAGAAGCATGATAAAAATATGAGTTTCGTTCAGGCGTTACGTCATTTCACTACCTTCTCTTACGGACGGCATCTTGCAAAGGAAAATATCGACTTACAACAATTGCTTTCATTATCTTCACCGATATATCGATTGGAGCTAGCGATGGTAGGTCGATTATTTGCACAAGATGCCCAACTGTATGCTGATATTATTATGTCTAGTCCTGAAAATATTGCACTAATACGTCGGTATTACCAAAGTTTCGGGCAGGTGCTGGAAATCTTGGAACACCAAGATAAGTCAGCCTTTATTGAGAATTTTAACCAAGTGAGTAGTTGGTTTGGTGATGAAGCCGCTCGATTTATGAAGGAAAGCCGAGTGCTTTTGCAGCAGGCTAGTGACAACCGAGTATAG
- the ffh gene encoding signal recognition particle protein — protein MFDNLTDRLSRTLRNISGRGRLTEDNIKDTLREVRMALLEADVALPVVRDFIARVKESAVGHEVNKSLTPGQEFVKIVQNELVKAMGEVNSELNLSTQPPAVVLMAGLQGAGKTTSVAKLGKLLKEKNKKKVLVVSADVYRPAAIKQLETLSETVGVDFFPSDPQEKPVDIVNKALQHAKLKFYDVLLVDTAGRLHVDEAMMDEIKAVHAAINPVETLFVVDAMTGQDAANTAKAFNEALPLTGVVLTKVDGDARGGAALSIRHITGKPIKFLGVGEKTDALEPFHPDRIASRILGMGDVLSLIEELESKVDRTQAEKLASKLKKGDGFDLSDFLEQLKQMRNMGGMASMLSKIPGMSQIPDAVKSQMDDKILVKMEAIINSMTRKEREKPEIIKGSRKRRIAMGSGTQVQDVNRLLKQFDEMQRMMKKMKKGGLAKMMRGMKGMLPPGFMGR, from the coding sequence ATGTTTGATAATTTAACTGACAGACTATCGCGCACATTGCGCAATATCAGCGGTCGTGGACGACTGACTGAAGATAATATTAAAGATACGCTGCGCGAAGTTCGTATGGCTTTGCTCGAAGCGGATGTTGCATTACCTGTTGTGCGTGATTTTATTGCACGAGTCAAAGAAAGCGCTGTGGGGCATGAGGTTAACAAAAGTCTGACACCAGGTCAGGAATTCGTCAAAATCGTTCAAAATGAATTGGTTAAGGCGATGGGAGAGGTTAACAGTGAACTGAACCTCTCTACACAACCTCCCGCGGTGGTTCTTATGGCTGGTTTGCAAGGTGCAGGTAAAACGACCAGCGTGGCTAAACTAGGTAAGTTGCTGAAAGAGAAAAACAAGAAAAAAGTCTTGGTTGTTTCTGCTGACGTATACCGACCCGCGGCGATCAAACAGCTTGAAACTTTGTCTGAAACAGTTGGCGTTGACTTTTTCCCTTCTGATCCACAGGAAAAGCCTGTTGATATTGTCAATAAAGCGCTCCAACATGCTAAGTTGAAATTCTATGATGTACTGTTAGTCGATACAGCAGGTCGTCTGCATGTTGATGAAGCTATGATGGATGAAATCAAAGCGGTTCATGCAGCTATCAATCCTGTTGAAACCCTGTTTGTTGTTGATGCAATGACAGGTCAAGATGCGGCAAATACAGCAAAAGCATTCAATGAAGCATTGCCCTTAACTGGGGTTGTTTTGACAAAAGTCGATGGTGATGCACGTGGCGGTGCTGCGCTTTCCATCCGCCATATTACGGGTAAGCCCATCAAATTTCTCGGTGTTGGTGAAAAAACGGATGCATTAGAACCTTTCCATCCTGATCGCATTGCATCTCGTATTTTAGGCATGGGAGATGTGCTTTCACTGATTGAAGAACTTGAAAGCAAAGTTGACCGTACCCAAGCGGAAAAATTGGCGTCCAAACTGAAAAAAGGTGACGGTTTTGATTTAAGCGATTTTCTAGAACAGCTTAAACAAATGCGTAATATGGGCGGAATGGCTAGCATGTTGAGCAAAATTCCGGGAATGTCGCAGATCCCTGATGCGGTCAAATCTCAAATGGATGACAAAATTCTGGTCAAAATGGAAGCTATCATTAATTCCATGACGCGTAAAGAGCGTGAAAAACCAGAAATCATCAAAGGTTCCCGTAAGCGTCGTATTGCGATGGGATCGGGCACACAAGTGCAGGATGTCAACCGTTTATTGAAACAGTTTGATGAAATGCAGCGTATGATGAAAAAGATGAAGAAAGGTGGGTTGGCAAAAATGATGCGAGGCATGAAAGGTATGCTGCCACCAGGATTTATGGGGCGATAA
- the rimM gene encoding ribosome maturation factor RimM (Essential for efficient processing of 16S rRNA) — translation MSKQSGLKHPVEPIVLGKLGSAYGIRGWLRVFSSTEHAEDIFEYQPWFIQRLGQWQHIELEAWKYHNQDIIVKIKGIDDRDAANLLTNCQVVVDCSQLPELEAGDYYWKDLIGCQVINTAGYNLGTIHDMMETGSNDVMVIKANLKDAFGIKERLIPFLDGQVIKKVDLATKTIEVDWDPGF, via the coding sequence ATGAGCAAACAATCTGGCCTGAAGCACCCTGTTGAGCCAATTGTATTGGGGAAATTAGGATCTGCATATGGCATTCGTGGTTGGCTCAGAGTTTTTTCTTCCACCGAACACGCCGAAGACATTTTTGAATATCAACCGTGGTTTATTCAACGCTTAGGCCAGTGGCAACATATTGAACTGGAAGCCTGGAAATACCATAACCAAGATATTATTGTCAAAATTAAAGGTATTGACGATCGGGATGCGGCGAATTTACTCACTAACTGTCAAGTTGTGGTGGATTGTAGCCAATTACCAGAACTGGAAGCGGGTGATTATTACTGGAAAGACCTTATTGGTTGCCAAGTAATAAATACCGCCGGTTATAACCTTGGGACCATTCATGACATGATGGAAACGGGTTCTAATGATGTGATGGTAATCAAAGCAAACCTGAAAGATGCATTCGGTATCAAGGAGCGGTTGATTCCGTTTCTTGATGGGCAGGTTATCAAGAAAGTCGATCTCGCTACCAAAACCATTGAGGTAGATTGGGATCCTGGTTTTTAA
- the rpsP gene encoding 30S ribosomal protein S16: protein MVTIRLARGGAKKRPFYQVVVTDSRNARDGRFIERVGFFNPIASGKAETLRLDLDRIEHWIGLGASVSDRVATLIKDAKKAA from the coding sequence ATGGTAACAATTCGTTTAGCTCGTGGCGGCGCAAAAAAGCGTCCGTTTTATCAAGTAGTCGTGACCGATAGCCGCAATGCGCGTGATGGTCGTTTTATTGAGCGTGTTGGTTTCTTCAACCCAATCGCTTCAGGAAAAGCAGAAACTCTGCGTTTAGATCTGGACCGTATCGAACATTGGATTGGTCTGGGTGCATCTGTGTCTGATCGTGTTGCTACACTGATCAAAGACGCTAAGAAAGCAGCTTAA
- the trmD gene encoding tRNA (guanosine(37)-N1)-methyltransferase TrmD: protein MWIGVISLFPEMFRAITDYGVTGRAVKNGLLSIECWNPRDFTYDRHRTVDDRPYGGGPGMLMMVQPLREAIHAAKASAGDGAKVIYLSPQGRKLDQQGVCELAANEKLILVCGRYEGIDERIIQTEIDEEWSIGDYVLSGGELPAMTMIDSISRFIPGVLGRQASAEEDSFADGLLDCPHYTRPEVLDSMEVPSVLLSGNHAEINRWRMKQSLGRTWLRRPELLENLALTDEQRMLLSEFQREYRDQATN from the coding sequence ATGTGGATTGGGGTTATTAGCCTGTTTCCTGAAATGTTCCGCGCAATAACCGATTACGGGGTAACTGGTCGGGCAGTAAAAAATGGCCTGTTGAGTATCGAATGCTGGAATCCCAGGGATTTTACCTACGACCGGCATCGTACTGTTGATGATCGCCCTTATGGCGGTGGTCCAGGCATGCTGATGATGGTGCAACCATTACGGGAAGCCATTCATGCAGCTAAAGCTTCGGCAGGTGATGGTGCAAAGGTGATTTATCTTTCACCTCAGGGACGCAAACTCGATCAACAGGGAGTTTGTGAACTGGCAGCAAATGAGAAATTAATTCTGGTTTGCGGACGTTATGAAGGTATTGATGAGCGTATCATCCAAACCGAAATTGACGAAGAATGGTCTATCGGTGATTACGTTCTTAGCGGGGGAGAGCTTCCTGCAATGACGATGATTGACTCGATATCACGGTTTATTCCGGGAGTATTGGGGCGTCAAGCATCGGCAGAAGAAGACTCATTCGCTGATGGATTGTTGGATTGCCCACATTATACTCGCCCTGAAGTGTTAGATAGTATGGAAGTTCCCTCAGTTTTGCTGTCGGGAAACCATGCAGAAATTAATCGCTGGCGAATGAAACAGTCGCTTGGCCGAACCTGGTTAAGAAGGCCCGAACTTCTAGAAAACCTAGCTCTGACTGACGAGCAAAGGATGTTGCTATCTGAGTTCCAACGGGAATATCGAGATCAGGCAACGAATTAA
- the pheA gene encoding bifunctional chorismate mutase/prephenate dehydratase: MERDLVSLREEISHIDAELLDLLAKRRQLASDIAQTKLLDHRPIRDKNRERQLLNVLIDKGKSRGLDGFYITRLFQMIIEDSVLTQQALLQQYLNQTPYDSARITFLGPKGSYSHIAARQFAARHFNQLVECSCHKFSDIFSLVEIGQADYGILPLENTSSGAINEVYDLLQHTPLSLVGEITLPINHCLLIAGQTDISRIKTVYSHSQPFQQCSQYLNKYPDWNIVYCESTAAAMQKVAELNSPEIAALGSEAGGTLYGLHVLENNLANQQENSTRFIVVSRKSIDVSEQVPAKTTFIMSTGQQAGALVDALIILKKHDIPMSKLESRPINGKPWEEMFYIDVQVNLRSMKMQQALKELTEITRFLKVLGSYPSENIIPIDPA, encoded by the coding sequence ATGGAACGAGACTTAGTGAGTTTACGAGAAGAAATTAGTCATATTGATGCAGAACTGCTGGATCTACTTGCTAAACGCCGACAATTAGCCAGTGACATCGCCCAGACAAAACTGCTCGATCATCGCCCTATCCGAGATAAAAACCGTGAACGACAGTTATTGAATGTATTGATTGATAAAGGAAAATCACGTGGATTAGATGGATTTTACATTACACGATTATTCCAGATGATCATTGAGGATTCTGTTCTTACCCAACAGGCTTTATTACAACAATATCTGAATCAGACACCTTACGATTCTGCCCGTATTACTTTTTTAGGGCCAAAAGGCTCATATTCTCATATTGCCGCTCGACAATTTGCTGCTCGTCACTTTAATCAGTTGGTTGAGTGCAGTTGCCACAAATTCTCAGATATTTTCTCACTGGTTGAGATTGGTCAAGCTGATTATGGCATCCTGCCACTGGAAAATACCAGTTCAGGGGCAATTAATGAGGTTTATGATTTATTGCAACATACCCCTCTATCCCTTGTTGGAGAGATAACTTTGCCAATCAACCACTGTCTGTTGATTGCTGGGCAAACTGATATCTCAAGGATAAAAACCGTTTATAGCCATTCCCAACCGTTTCAACAATGCAGCCAATATCTCAATAAATATCCTGACTGGAATATTGTCTACTGTGAAAGCACTGCTGCTGCTATGCAAAAAGTGGCTGAACTCAACTCGCCAGAAATAGCGGCATTAGGCAGTGAGGCTGGCGGCACTCTTTATGGATTACATGTGTTAGAAAACAACCTGGCAAATCAGCAAGAGAATAGCACTCGCTTTATTGTTGTTTCCCGTAAATCTATTGACGTATCCGAGCAAGTTCCAGCCAAAACTACGTTTATTATGTCAACCGGGCAGCAAGCAGGAGCACTGGTTGATGCTCTCATTATCCTAAAGAAACATGATATCCCCATGAGTAAATTAGAGTCTCGCCCAATAAATGGCAAACCGTGGGAAGAGATGTTTTATATTGATGTACAAGTCAATCTGCGTTCTATGAAAATGCAACAAGCATTGAAAGAATTGACGGAAATTACGCGTTTTCTGAAAGTGTTAGGATCTTACCCATCAGAAAATATTATTCCTATTGATCCAGCTTAA
- a CDS encoding anaerobic C4-dicarboxylate transporter has product MITLQFTIIIICLLIGTRYAGMGLGLISGIGLFILTFVFGLEPGNPPVDVMLTILAVIGCASVLQTAGGLNVMMQFAERLLRRHPQHITILAPLTTWMLTFLCGTGHVVYTMFPIIGDIALKKGIRPERPMAVASVASQMAITASPVSVAVVSLVSIIAASHGIGQAYGILDILAVSIPASLTGVILAALWSLRRGKDLDQDEEFQAKIKDPKQREFIYGGSDTLLDQVFPKQAYWATWIFFSAIAVVVLFGAFTDLRPAFEVKGTLKPLSMNLVIQMMMLIAGSIILMACKVKTSEIANSAVFKAGMVAIFSVFGVAWMSDTFFHSHLGELKLVLEDVVQAQPWTYALVLFLVSKLVNSQAAALTAIAPMGLQLGVDPKLLIAFFPAAYGYFVLPTYPSDLACIGFDRSGTTKIGKFIINHSFLLPGLIGVSSACTVGYILASAFM; this is encoded by the coding sequence ATGATAACGCTGCAATTTACCATAATAATCATATGCTTATTGATAGGTACGCGTTATGCGGGAATGGGATTGGGACTGATCAGTGGTATTGGGCTCTTTATACTGACATTTGTCTTTGGCTTGGAACCAGGTAACCCCCCTGTTGATGTAATGCTGACTATTCTTGCTGTAATCGGTTGTGCTTCCGTTTTACAAACAGCAGGTGGGCTAAATGTTATGATGCAATTTGCAGAACGCTTACTGCGCCGTCATCCACAACACATCACCATTTTGGCACCACTGACCACTTGGATGCTCACTTTTCTTTGCGGTACTGGTCATGTGGTTTATACCATGTTTCCAATCATTGGCGATATTGCATTGAAAAAAGGTATTCGCCCTGAACGGCCAATGGCTGTTGCTTCTGTCGCTTCCCAAATGGCAATTACCGCTTCTCCTGTATCTGTCGCCGTTGTTTCTTTGGTGTCAATTATTGCTGCCAGCCATGGTATTGGGCAAGCATATGGGATCTTGGACATTTTGGCTGTTTCAATACCAGCATCACTCACTGGAGTAATACTTGCTGCATTATGGAGCTTACGTCGAGGAAAAGATCTTGATCAGGACGAAGAATTCCAGGCGAAAATCAAAGATCCAAAGCAGCGTGAGTTTATTTATGGTGGTTCTGACACGCTATTAGATCAAGTCTTTCCTAAGCAAGCTTATTGGGCAACCTGGATTTTCTTTTCCGCAATTGCTGTCGTAGTCTTATTTGGTGCATTCACCGACTTACGCCCTGCTTTTGAAGTAAAAGGTACACTAAAACCCCTTTCTATGAATCTGGTGATCCAGATGATGATGTTAATTGCAGGCTCCATTATATTGATGGCCTGTAAAGTCAAAACCAGTGAAATCGCCAACAGTGCCGTGTTCAAAGCAGGTATGGTTGCGATTTTTTCTGTCTTTGGTGTGGCATGGATGAGTGACACCTTCTTCCACTCACATTTAGGTGAATTAAAACTCGTCCTGGAAGATGTGGTTCAGGCACAACCGTGGACTTATGCCCTTGTACTGTTTTTGGTATCAAAACTGGTTAACAGCCAAGCTGCCGCCTTAACAGCTATTGCGCCAATGGGATTACAACTTGGCGTTGATCCTAAGCTTCTTATCGCTTTCTTCCCTGCTGCCTATGGCTATTTTGTTTTACCTACTTATCCAAGCGATTTGGCTTGCATTGGTTTTGATCGTTCAGGTACAACAAAAATCGGGAAATTCATTATTAACCACAGTTTTCTGTTACCAGGATTGATTGGCGTCAGTAGCGCCTGTACAGTAGGATATATTTTAGCCAGTGCGTTTATGTAG
- a CDS encoding 3-deoxy-7-phosphoheptulonate synthase produces the protein MIMQKDTLNNVHILDEQVLITPKELKLKYPLNSHDRYAITNARNTIADIIQHRDPRLLVVCGPCSIHDVDAALDYARRLKVLSAELSDCLYIVMRVYFEKPRTTVGWKGLISDPYMDGSFDMDAGLHIARRLLLNLVEMGLPLANEALDPNNPQYLGDLFSWSAIGARTTESQTHREMASGLSVPAGFKNGTDGSLNTAINAMKAAAMPHRFMGINQSGQVCLLQTQGNPNGHVILRGGAAPNYSAEHVADCERQMIKAGLIPSLMIDCSHGNSSKDFRRQSIVVDSVAEQIMFGNQSITGIMLESHINEGNQSSEQPRSEMKYGVSVTDACISWQTTEQILKKLHQQIAPHLVNRNIIMEKAG, from the coding sequence ATGATCATGCAAAAAGACACTCTGAATAACGTTCATATCCTTGATGAGCAAGTCCTCATCACACCAAAGGAGTTGAAACTGAAATATCCGCTAAATAGCCATGATCGATATGCCATCACAAACGCGCGTAATACTATCGCTGACATAATTCAGCATCGCGATCCTCGGTTATTAGTGGTATGTGGTCCATGTTCAATTCATGATGTGGATGCAGCCTTGGACTATGCCCGTCGTTTGAAAGTGCTTTCTGCTGAATTGAGTGATTGTCTGTATATTGTTATGCGTGTCTATTTTGAAAAGCCTCGTACAACTGTTGGTTGGAAAGGGCTAATTAGTGATCCCTATATGGATGGTTCATTTGATATGGATGCGGGGCTGCATATTGCCCGCCGTTTGTTGTTGAACCTGGTAGAAATGGGATTGCCATTGGCTAATGAGGCTCTTGATCCCAATAATCCCCAATATTTAGGGGATCTATTTAGCTGGTCAGCAATTGGTGCCAGAACAACAGAATCTCAAACTCATCGTGAAATGGCATCTGGATTGTCTGTCCCCGCCGGATTTAAAAATGGCACAGATGGTAGTTTGAATACGGCAATTAATGCCATGAAAGCAGCAGCAATGCCTCATCGCTTTATGGGGATAAATCAATCAGGTCAAGTTTGTTTGCTACAAACTCAGGGTAATCCGAATGGACATGTGATATTGCGTGGTGGCGCAGCGCCGAATTACAGTGCAGAACACGTTGCTGATTGTGAACGCCAGATGATTAAAGCAGGGTTAATACCATCGCTGATGATAGATTGTAGTCACGGTAATTCCAGTAAAGATTTTCGTCGCCAGAGTATTGTTGTGGATTCTGTTGCTGAACAGATTATGTTTGGAAATCAATCCATCACAGGGATTATGTTGGAAAGCCATATTAATGAGGGAAATCAATCCTCCGAACAACCTCGTTCTGAGATGAAATATGGTGTTTCGGTGACAGACGCCTGCATTAGCTGGCAGACTACGGAGCAAATATTGAAAAAACTGCACCAACAAATCGCTCCACATTTGGTTAATCGAAACATAATTATGGAAAAAGCAGGATAA
- the bamD gene encoding outer membrane protein assembly factor BamD, producing the protein MIRMKYLVAATTLSLVLSGCSSNKDAVPDIPPSQIYSIGQEKLQEGNYKAAIKQLESLDNRYPFGPYSQQVQLDLIYAYYKSAEYPLALASIDRFMRLNPTHPNIDYVLYMRGLVSQALDDSLLQGLFGIDRSNRDPEHARAAFRDLNQLVRYYPNSQYSTDATKRLVFLKERLAKHELAVVQYYTKRSAYVAVVNRVEQMLRDYPDANATRKALPYMESAYKELGLTAEADKVAQLIAANPV; encoded by the coding sequence ATGATTCGCATGAAATATCTGGTGGCAGCGACCACATTGAGCCTGGTTCTATCTGGATGCTCCAGCAATAAGGATGCTGTTCCTGATATCCCGCCATCTCAAATTTATTCAATTGGGCAAGAAAAGCTGCAAGAAGGTAACTATAAAGCGGCTATCAAGCAATTGGAATCCCTTGATAACCGATATCCTTTTGGCCCGTACTCCCAGCAAGTTCAACTCGATCTAATCTACGCCTATTACAAATCAGCGGAATACCCATTGGCTCTCGCATCCATTGACCGTTTCATGCGCCTGAATCCAACCCATCCTAATATCGACTATGTACTCTATATGCGTGGTTTGGTTTCGCAAGCGCTGGATGACAGTCTATTACAAGGTCTTTTCGGCATTGATCGATCAAATCGTGATCCTGAACATGCCCGTGCTGCATTCCGTGATCTCAACCAACTGGTGCGCTATTACCCAAACAGTCAATATTCGACTGATGCTACTAAGCGATTAGTTTTCCTCAAAGAGCGTTTAGCCAAACATGAACTTGCCGTTGTTCAATATTACACAAAACGAAGTGCTTACGTAGCGGTTGTCAATCGGGTAGAACAGATGCTACGAGACTACCCTGATGCTAATGCAACTCGGAAAGCACTCCCTTATATGGAGTCAGCTTATAAAGAATTAGGATTGACGGCTGAGGCCGATAAAGTGGCACAGCTGATCGCTGCTAACCCTGTATAA